The Lacrimispora xylanolytica genome has a segment encoding these proteins:
- the pduB gene encoding propanediol utilization microcompartment protein PduB codes for MDQQLIEKVMKQVSDELGIKKETTRPAANGIGMTEFVGTAIGDTIGLVIASVDPMLAGAMKLGKYRSVGIIGGRVGAGPQIWAVDEAVKATNTEIISVELPRDTKGGAGHGSLIYIGAEDVSDARRAVEIALQVLPKYFGDVYSNDAGHLEFQYTARASYCLEKALGAPVGKAFGMTCAGPAAIGTVLADIAVKAANVEVVGYSSPASGTSYSNEVILTFTGDSGAVRQAVRAAIEAGKKMLGALGDEPKTSETPYI; via the coding sequence ATGGATCAGCAGTTAATTGAAAAAGTAATGAAACAAGTATCTGATGAGCTTGGAATCAAGAAAGAAACAACACGTCCGGCAGCAAACGGAATCGGGATGACTGAATTTGTGGGAACTGCCATTGGCGATACCATAGGACTTGTAATTGCCAGTGTTGACCCAATGCTTGCCGGGGCTATGAAATTAGGCAAGTACCGTTCGGTTGGTATTATTGGGGGCAGAGTCGGAGCCGGCCCCCAGATATGGGCTGTAGATGAAGCAGTAAAGGCAACCAATACAGAGATTATTTCTGTAGAGCTTCCAAGAGATACCAAAGGCGGAGCCGGACACGGAAGTTTAATCTATATCGGTGCAGAAGATGTATCTGATGCCAGAAGAGCAGTGGAAATCGCACTTCAGGTACTGCCAAAATACTTTGGAGATGTTTACTCCAATGATGCAGGACATCTGGAATTCCAGTATACGGCAAGAGCCAGCTACTGTCTGGAAAAGGCACTTGGAGCACCAGTAGGCAAGGCATTTGGAATGACCTGTGCAGGTCCCGCAGCCATTGGTACTGTTTTAGCAGATATTGCAGTAAAAGCAGCCAATGTTGAAGTGGTAGGCTATAGCTCTCCGGCATCAGGAACCAGCTATTCCAACGAGGTAATCCTAACCTTTACCGGAGATTCCGGAGCAGTAAGGCAGGCCGTGCGGGCCGCCATCGAAGCAGGCAAGAAAATGCTTGGAGCCTTGGGAGATGAACCAAAGACCTCTGAGACCCCTTACATTTAA
- the pduA gene encoding propanediol utilization microcompartment protein PduA: MSADALGMVETKGLIGAIEAADAMVKSANVTLVGYEKIGSGLVTVMVRGDVGAVKAATDAGASAAASVGELVSTHVIPRPHTDVEKVLPTLQ; this comes from the coding sequence ATGAGCGCAGATGCATTAGGTATGGTAGAGACAAAAGGCTTAATAGGAGCAATTGAAGCAGCAGATGCAATGGTAAAATCAGCAAACGTGACATTAGTTGGATATGAAAAAATCGGTTCAGGACTTGTAACTGTTATGGTAAGAGGAGATGTTGGAGCTGTAAAGGCAGCAACAGATGCAGGGGCTTCCGCAGCAGCATCCGTAGGCGAGCTTGTTTCTACTCATGTAATTCCACGTCCTCATACTGATGTTGAAAAGGTTCTTCCAACTCTTCAGTAA
- a CDS encoding BMC domain-containing protein: protein MKQALGLVEIQGLSTAVLVADTMVKAANVTILEIENSKGQGYMTVKVAGDVGAVNAAVSAGKQTGLENQKLVSFKVIARPADSVEQIFGAAKNTKTDAPIQPSDSAHVQTQTEKEDAITGKTVVKVAIKETVEPEVEEKSEVQIEVKPEVKPKAESAFKAEIKPVVEPAVESAVQLEDKLEEKPALVEQAAEEKSAQEPQAGAQSELQTEPQAGKEKSSATPSGTKKTAGHKTKN from the coding sequence ATGAAACAGGCATTAGGATTGGTAGAAATCCAGGGATTGTCAACGGCAGTGCTGGTAGCAGATACCATGGTCAAAGCAGCCAATGTAACAATTCTGGAGATTGAAAACTCCAAAGGTCAAGGCTATATGACCGTTAAGGTTGCCGGAGATGTGGGAGCAGTCAATGCGGCTGTAAGCGCAGGAAAGCAGACAGGATTGGAAAACCAGAAGCTGGTGTCCTTTAAGGTCATTGCCCGGCCTGCAGATTCTGTGGAACAGATTTTTGGAGCTGCTAAAAACACAAAAACAGATGCGCCCATACAGCCGTCCGATTCTGCTCATGTGCAAACGCAGACAGAAAAGGAAGATGCGATAACAGGGAAGACAGTCGTAAAAGTAGCTATAAAAGAGACGGTAGAACCAGAAGTAGAAGAAAAATCAGAAGTTCAAATAGAAGTTAAACCAGAAGTTAAACCAAAAGCTGAATCAGCATTTAAAGCAGAAATTAAACCAGTAGTTGAACCCGCAGTTGAATCAGCAGTTCAACTAGAAGATAAATTAGAAGAAAAACCAGCATTAGTGGAACAGGCAGCAGAAGAAAAATCAGCTCAGGAACCACAGGCTGGAGCTCAGTCTGAATTACAGACTGAACCGCAGGCGGGAAAAGAGAAATCTTCTGCAACCCCATCCGGAACGAAAAAAACGGCTGGACATAAAACAAAAAATTAA
- a CDS encoding EutN/CcmL family microcompartment protein codes for MRLAKITGTVVATRKDETLTGYKLMIVRRIDSQGNFIDSEEVAVDYVGAGVGEIVLIGQGSSVRVDKKKREAVIDMAIIGIVDTVVG; via the coding sequence GTGAGACTGGCAAAGATTACAGGTACTGTTGTAGCGACCAGGAAAGATGAGACCTTAACGGGCTACAAGCTGATGATCGTTCGCAGGATTGATTCCCAAGGTAATTTCATAGATTCTGAAGAAGTGGCAGTAGATTATGTAGGGGCAGGAGTGGGCGAAATCGTTTTAATTGGCCAGGGTTCTTCTGTCCGCGTAGATAAGAAGAAGCGGGAAGCTGTGATTGACATGGCGATTATTGGAATCGTTGATACCGTCGTAGGTTAA
- a CDS encoding aldehyde dehydrogenase: MISSIYSSVTAAVSAAKTASAKYAELTLNERREVVEAVRAALRPMAGELAALTVAETCMGNEADKTEKIRLAIEKTPGVEDLISEINTGDHGMTLYELAPVGVVCAVLPSTSPCATLINNTIGMLAAGNSVIHCPHPRALRVSQLVTAVISNAVFTTCNIPDLVVTLHESLMGYTKEIMSHPDVDLVVCTGCADSLNQAMASGKRVIAAGPANPVAIVDETADIRQAAYDIVRGAAFDHNLMCTSEKCMIVTEQAADAFIYQLLKNGVYYVKSEEEIQKLLKAAVTEDLMVNKKLEGKSADKILASAGISCSSPVKLIVAETDKTHPFVTLELLMPLVPLIKVTDFDEALETALEVEQGLRHTATIHSQCIGHLSRAAKKMQTSVFVKNGPSLLGVGFDLEGHASFTVATTTGEGTATARHFTRRRRCTLTDGFALR, from the coding sequence ATGATTAGCAGTATTTACTCCAGTGTAACGGCTGCGGTATCAGCAGCAAAGACCGCATCCGCAAAATATGCAGAGTTGACTTTAAATGAGCGGCGTGAAGTCGTAGAAGCCGTAAGAGCGGCACTTCGTCCCATGGCAGGAGAACTGGCGGCACTGACTGTGGCAGAGACCTGTATGGGAAATGAAGCGGATAAGACGGAGAAAATTCGTCTTGCCATAGAAAAAACTCCAGGTGTGGAGGATCTCATTTCAGAAATCAACACAGGGGATCACGGCATGACTCTATATGAGCTTGCTCCCGTAGGCGTTGTGTGTGCGGTTTTGCCCTCCACCAGCCCTTGCGCGACCCTCATTAATAATACCATCGGTATGCTTGCAGCAGGAAACAGCGTGATACATTGCCCTCATCCCAGAGCACTGCGGGTATCCCAGCTGGTGACGGCGGTAATTAGCAATGCCGTATTCACCACCTGTAATATTCCGGATCTTGTGGTAACGCTCCATGAAAGTCTTATGGGATATACAAAAGAGATTATGAGTCACCCGGATGTAGACCTGGTGGTGTGCACCGGATGTGCGGACTCTCTGAATCAGGCAATGGCTTCCGGTAAACGGGTGATTGCAGCAGGACCGGCAAACCCGGTTGCGATTGTAGATGAGACGGCTGATATCAGGCAGGCAGCGTATGACATTGTCCGCGGTGCAGCCTTTGATCACAATTTAATGTGTACCTCCGAAAAGTGCATGATTGTGACAGAGCAGGCAGCAGACGCTTTTATTTATCAGCTTTTAAAGAACGGGGTCTATTATGTAAAGAGCGAGGAAGAGATTCAAAAGCTTCTTAAAGCTGCTGTAACAGAAGACTTAATGGTGAATAAAAAGCTGGAAGGAAAAAGTGCTGATAAGATACTTGCCAGCGCAGGAATTTCCTGTTCATCTCCTGTAAAGCTGATTGTGGCAGAAACGGATAAGACCCATCCCTTTGTGACTCTTGAGCTTTTAATGCCCCTGGTCCCTCTGATTAAGGTTACTGATTTTGATGAAGCATTGGAGACGGCTCTTGAAGTGGAGCAGGGACTTAGGCACACAGCCACCATTCATTCCCAGTGTATTGGACATTTAAGCCGTGCAGCAAAAAAGATGCAGACCTCTGTATTTGTAAAAAACGGTCCGTCTTTACTGGGAGTTGGATTTGATCTGGAAGGGCACGCCAGTTTTACGGTTGCAACCACGACCGGAGAGGGAACTGCCACTGCAAGGCATTTTACCCGGAGGAGAAGGTGTACACTGACCGACGGCTTCGCCCTCCGTTAA
- the metK gene encoding methionine adenosyltransferase: MFERCEDRTYLVTSESVTKGHPDKVCDQIADGILDAYLKEDPASRVAVEVMASTNTLMLAGEVTSTARIDVVETAREVIRDIGYVEPGKGFDADTCMIFTNIHNQSPDISLGVTKGKEGEKEVLGGGDQGVMYGYAVNETESLMPLPCYLANRLAERLDFVRKTQGASFLYPDGKTQVTVRYNQAGEPVGIHSIVVSAQHSEAVSREVLHAFIRCMVIEPLIDSGLITPETRIHINPTGRFVIGGPAGDTGVTGRKIMVDTYGTIGKHGGGAFSGKDPTKVDRSAAYMARYVAKNIVASGLADRCEVALAYVIGGIEPEAITVNTFGTGTISDHQMEALVKNVFSFGVSDCISKLKLLRPQYQKTAAYGHFGRTNQGFCWEETDKAWILRQLAF, from the coding sequence ATGTTTGAAAGGTGCGAGGATAGAACCTATTTGGTGACCTCTGAATCCGTTACAAAGGGGCATCCGGATAAAGTCTGTGACCAGATTGCAGATGGGATTTTAGATGCGTATTTGAAGGAAGACCCAGCATCCAGAGTGGCAGTAGAGGTCATGGCTTCTACGAACACCCTTATGCTGGCAGGAGAAGTCACCTCAACCGCCCGGATTGATGTGGTGGAAACCGCCAGGGAGGTTATCAGAGACATTGGATATGTGGAACCTGGAAAAGGGTTTGATGCAGATACCTGCATGATATTTACCAATATACATAATCAGTCTCCAGACATTTCCCTTGGTGTCACCAAAGGCAAAGAAGGGGAGAAGGAAGTGCTTGGCGGAGGAGACCAGGGTGTCATGTACGGCTATGCGGTCAATGAGACAGAGAGCCTGATGCCTCTGCCCTGTTATCTGGCAAACCGTCTGGCAGAGCGGCTTGATTTTGTCAGAAAGACCCAGGGAGCATCTTTTTTATATCCGGATGGAAAGACCCAGGTTACAGTGCGCTACAACCAGGCAGGTGAACCTGTGGGAATTCACAGCATTGTTGTATCTGCCCAGCACAGCGAAGCAGTTAGCCGGGAGGTACTTCATGCATTCATCCGCTGTATGGTCATTGAGCCGTTGATAGATTCCGGCCTTATAACACCTGAGACAAGAATCCATATCAATCCTACGGGACGTTTTGTCATAGGAGGTCCGGCTGGGGATACGGGAGTCACCGGAAGAAAGATTATGGTGGATACCTATGGTACCATTGGAAAGCATGGCGGAGGTGCTTTTTCTGGCAAAGATCCTACGAAAGTAGACCGCTCGGCAGCCTATATGGCTCGCTATGTGGCAAAGAACATTGTTGCCTCAGGTCTGGCAGACAGATGTGAAGTAGCGCTTGCATATGTCATCGGAGGTATCGAGCCAGAGGCAATTACGGTCAACACCTTTGGAACCGGTACCATTTCCGATCATCAGATGGAAGCGCTTGTAAAAAATGTGTTCTCTTTTGGCGTCTCCGATTGCATTTCCAAATTAAAGCTTCTAAGGCCCCAATACCAAAAGACAGCCGCTTACGGGCATTTTGGAAGAACAAATCAGGGATTTTGCTGGGAAGAAACAGATAAGGCATGGATATTAAGACAGTTAGCATTTTAA
- the pduA gene encoding propanediol utilization microcompartment protein PduA, whose protein sequence is MSNEALGMVETKGLVGAIEAADAMTKAANVTMIGYEKIGSGLVTIMVRGDVGAVKASVDAGAAAAANVGEVVSCHVIPRPHTDVEKILPKL, encoded by the coding sequence ATGTCTAATGAAGCATTAGGAATGGTGGAAACAAAAGGTCTGGTAGGTGCAATTGAAGCTGCAGACGCAATGACGAAAGCAGCAAATGTAACGATGATAGGATACGAGAAAATCGGTTCTGGTCTTGTAACAATTATGGTTCGCGGAGACGTAGGTGCTGTAAAAGCATCCGTAGACGCAGGTGCAGCGGCTGCGGCAAATGTAGGGGAAGTGGTATCCTGCCATGTCATTCCAAGACCTCATACAGATGTGGAGAAGATTTTGCCAAAATTATAA
- a CDS encoding phosphate propanoyltransferase, translating to MDKEELIKLVTRRVMEKMKDYDIHKVPIGVSNRHVHVSRQDLDILYGKDYELTRKSDLKQPGQFAGNETVTIRGPKGEFERVRILGPVRKQSQVEVSKTDSFRLGIRPLIKESGDLTGTPGLDLIGPKGIVSLSNGAIVALRHIHMTPAQADALGLKDKDMVEVETFGERRGVFGDVLVRVSDQFALEMHVDVDEANAFSLSNGDHVIIRKER from the coding sequence ATGGATAAAGAAGAATTAATCAAGCTTGTTACCAGGCGGGTAATGGAGAAAATGAAAGATTATGACATACATAAAGTTCCCATTGGGGTATCGAACCGGCATGTCCATGTATCCAGACAGGATTTAGACATACTTTACGGAAAGGATTATGAACTGACCAGGAAAAGCGACTTAAAACAGCCGGGACAGTTTGCAGGCAATGAGACAGTAACAATACGAGGCCCTAAGGGAGAATTTGAACGGGTACGGATTCTTGGACCAGTGAGAAAACAAAGTCAGGTCGAAGTATCAAAGACCGACAGCTTCCGTCTTGGAATCCGTCCTCTCATAAAGGAATCCGGAGACTTAACAGGAACCCCGGGACTGGATTTAATCGGTCCCAAAGGCATTGTTTCTCTTTCGAATGGTGCGATTGTTGCTTTACGCCATATCCATATGACGCCTGCACAGGCAGATGCTCTGGGGCTGAAGGACAAAGATATGGTAGAAGTAGAGACATTTGGCGAAAGACGGGGTGTATTTGGAGATGTTCTGGTTCGTGTATCGGATCAGTTTGCATTGGAAATGCACGTAGACGTTGATGAAGCCAATGCCTTTTCATTAAGCAACGGTGATCATGTAATCATTAGAAAAGAACGGTAA